The Anomalospiza imberbis isolate Cuckoo-Finch-1a 21T00152 chromosome Z, ASM3175350v1, whole genome shotgun sequence genomic interval CGGGCCCCTGCTGCCCACTTTTTgcacagcagaaacacttttcctctgtgctgggaCAAATAAACCgaggctgggagagctgtggTATGCAGTCATTTCTGGGTTAGGCAAATCTCACCATGCTTGACCCTCCAGAGCCACAAGGCCCTTGACTGTCCCAAGCTTTGTCTGGGCTTGCACCAGATGAGAGCCCCATGGAGAGCAGGAGGGGGACTAGGAAAACTTCAGGGCTGCAGCTTTATGGCAGCCAGTCCCACTGTGTGAGTGGTGACCAGAGAGACTGGGCTCTGAGCTGTAGAGCCCCCAAGCATTTGTGCAAGTCAAATGGAATGCCACACCTGGATTTTGGAGCAGCAGCCTAAGCCAGAGGGTGCCTGGAAACCAGGCCTGGTGCCCCAGGACTGTGGGAGAGACATTCCATGCCTCCAGACAGCACACGGCAGCAGCTACCAGCCACCAGCTGTGGGAGGCTCACAGCTCCcctctccccaggggcctcAGCATGGGGCTGCAGTGCCTCTGCCCAGCTGGTGCCTGTGGAACTGCTGGGCAGCGGGGTTTGCAGAGCCTTCCACCACTCCGTGTGCAGCAGAGGATTAGCTGCTGTGTGGCTgcggtggcagcaggagcagcagtggccTCACAGCATGCTGATGAGCAGCGGCTGTCACCACTGGACCTTAGTGCACAGCTCCCAGGCCTGGGGACCAAAGCCACCAGACAGGTGTGGTGGCAGGTGTCCTCCATATGCTCAGCTGGCCTGTCTCCCACAAGCATCCTTGGAAAGTGCGGCCACAGCTTGGAAAGTCTCTGTGCCTCTGGCACAAAGGCTGGGGAATGCTCCCTGCTGACTCCCACATgccccaggcaggcaggcaggaaatACCCAGTCAGGTTTCACCCAGCATTTAAAAGCCACAGACAGATGTGGACATGAGCCCTTCCTAATCACCATCCTGAGCAAACCACCCACAGTCCTCCGGAGACATCAGTCCCCAGGACAGCCCCCCAGGATGGCAGGATATGCCACCTCCCCCCGAATTTTCCAGGCACTGGGTAGAGCTCAGAGACACAACGTGGGTCCTACAATCTGTTTATTAGTCTAGTAAAAACAAGGCTGCAAAGGGATGTGTTTGCTACACCTGACACAGGGAGGAGCCGCAGGCTCTGCCAGGCCTCTGCAGGAACCCTGACTGGCATCCCTCCCACCCCACCCTTCTGTCCCCTTATTGCAGTGGCTATGCCAGTGGTGACTGTGGCTATTGCTCGGCTCTAGGAAAGGCAAGGCAGAGCCCTCCAAAACCCACAGCACCCACTGACAGGGCAGGGGATGCAGCTGTCAGGCTTGCAGACAAGCCACATGACAGCATCCCTCCACACAGAGCCACTGTGATCCCCAGGGAACAGGCAGGGTCAAAGAACTTTCATAGCTATTTGTCCAGGCACCCTCATCTCCCCAGGAATAAACCACACCAGGCTGCTCTCAGCAGGATGCCTGCAAGGGCACGTCTGCTGCTCACAGGCAGGGCCAAATACCATGGCTGACCTCggctgggagcaggcaggggggagggcagggacatGCACCCAGCGAGAAGGAGGAGGGTCGTTTGCCTAGCAGCGTTGGTGCTAATGCTGCAGGGGACTGACAGACAGGGGATGATCAGGCAGACCATGCAGATCCTCTTGTGCCTCATTAAACCCACTGCTTGGGCCAAATGCCAAATGCCACCTGAGGCTGAGGGCACATGGcacccagggccacccccaAGCATCTGGACTGCTCTGCCAGTAGGGTTGGGGCTGCTCAGGTTTCCCTGGACACACCCTTTTATGGAGCAGCCAGCCTGCTCAGGAAGAAGCActtgtgccagccctgctgcctccctTCTCCAGGCCCCCAACAGGCTTTGCTCAGGTCTGTGATGTTGTTGCCACTGTCCCAGGCCATGAGCACCAGAGAAGAGCCCAGAAGCTCTTCCCAAACGAGGGGTGCACTTGAAGGCAGAGCTCTTGCTGTGCTCACTGGCTGCTGGGACAGGCATGACTCTCTCTGTAGCATATCCCCATCAGTTGTCTCTCTATCCCCATCATCGCTGTGGGCACTCTCAGGAACTTCACACACCAAAACCACAAAGGCAAAGGACCGTGCTCCCTGTCACAGCCCCTGCAAGCAGTTGGGTGTCCCCTCAGCTTTCATCATGCTTGGTCCAGCACTTGAGTCGCAGCACAGGCATCCAGTCTGGCACAACTCCTTCAGCACAGCCGGATACCCCAGTCCCCAGGCAgatcagggctgcagcaggtaCTCCTCTTCATTCCTTGACTCATCCACATCAGCAGCTGGGGTCTTCTTGGGACACGAGGGGGTCCTGCAGGCTTTGcagaggatgaggaagaggatgaggatgagCAACGCAATGACACAGTTAAAAGAAATTGCCACAATCGCTCCGGTGGAGAGAGCAGCCGCCATGGCCACAGTCCCGCAGGAATCAGCAGGGCCCACAGCCCGGTCTCACACTTGGGATGCCAGGGCAGTGATGGAGCGTGCAGCCTCCACCTGCTGGCTTTGGCAGGGGACAAAGGGGACAGCCGTGGTGCTGGcggtgggatggggatgggggcCAGGCCGGCAGCAGGACAGTGTCACCCCGTCAGTTCGGCCGCTCACTGCTGTGTCCCGGGCTGCACCACACCACAGGGAAGCTTTCTCTCGGCTGCCCCTCCTCCGGCAGGGCAGTGAGAACACAGGGATCACTGCTCTCCCTCCAGCACCTGGAAGAGAGAAAGTCACAGTCACCGTGGGCATGAAGGGACAGGCTCTGCGAGCCCCTCAGGGTGGGCTGTGGGGGTGACGGGGACAGCTGTCCCAGGGCCCACGGGGCTCCGCTGGAGTTtgaaggctgcagcagctcccaggtcAGATGCTGTTTGTGGGACATTTCCAGCACCCCtttccagccctggctctgccctcATCCCCTGCGTGGGCCACCAAGCTGGAGGTGTCCTCGTCGCCTCACCCCAGCCCAAACGCTCCTCCCCGTGACTCCGGGCGACTCCGGAgagccctggcactgctccgatcccctctccatcctccagctccttttccCGGCGGCGGGACGCCGCTGCGAGGTCCCGCATCCAGAACGGTGCTGGGGCCGGGGCCGGATGGCAGCGGGTGGGCGGACAGGGCAGCCCCCGTTGTGCTTTTTACCGGGGTCGGGCAGAGCCCCGGCTGCGGCGTTCCCCGGGGCCTCTgaccccgcgcccgccgcggaGCGGGACAGCCGCGGAGCGGGACAACCACGGAGCCCCCCGGAACCGGACCGCAACAGGTCCTACCAACTCCGCCCTCCCGCCGCGGAGCCCCGGCGTTACCCACCTGCCTCCGCTTCTCCCCCGGGGTCGGACCCCGGTGCCGGCGGGAGGGCgggcggcgctgccggggccggggccccGCTGGGAGCGGGTTGGCGGCGCGGGGTCCCGGCGgggagcggccccggcgcggccccgcggaGCGCTCGGAgccggcgcggccccgcggaGCGCTCGGAgccggcgcggccccgcggaGCGCTCGGAgccggcgcggccccgcggaGCGCTCGGagccggcgcggccccgccgcggccgcccgTGGGTGCCGCAGCCCCGCGCGCCGCCCGCGCCCTCCCGCCGGCACCGGGGGGCGGGCCCTGCCggcgccccgcccccgccccgccatTGGTCACTCCCTCCGCCCGCCGCCTACCATTGGCCGAATGCCTCCCTCGGGACACGCCCCCTCGCCCGGCTCCCACGTGAGCGGCGGGGGGGACAACGCCGGGCAGCGCGCGGtctgccggcccggcccgggacCCGGCGCGGTACTGCCCCGGGACCGCCCCGGGACCGCCCCGGTACTGCCCCGGTACTGCCCCGGTACTGCCCCGGGACCGCCCCGGGACCGCCCCGGTACTGCCCCGGTACTGCCCCGGGACCGCCCCGGGACCGCCCCGGTACTGCCCCGGTACTGCCCCGGTACTGCCCCGGGACCGCCCCGGGACCGCCCCGGTACTGCCCCGGTACTGCCCCGGGACCGCCCCGGGACCGCCCCGGTACTGCCCCGGTACTGCCCCGGTACTGCCCCGGGACCGCCCCGGGACCGCCCCGGTACTGCCCCGGTACTGCCCCGGGACCGCCCCGGGACCGCCCCGGTACTGCCCCGGTACTGCCCCGGTACTGCCCCGGGACCGCCCCGGGACCGCCCCGGTACTGCCCCGGTACTGCCCCGGGACCGCCCCGGTACTGCCAGCTATGCTGCCCCGGTACTGCCCCGGTACTGCCCCGGGACCGCCCCGGTACTGCCCCGGTACTGCCCCGGGACCGCCCCGGTACTGCCAGCTATGCTGCCCCGGTACTGCCCCGGGACCGCCCCGGGACCGCCCCGGTACTGCCCCGGTACTGCCCCGGGACC includes:
- the ENHO gene encoding adropin; amino-acid sequence: MAAALSTGAIVAISFNCVIALLILILFLILCKACRTPSCPKKTPAADVDESRNEEEYLLQP